The segment CGGAAATTGCCGCCGCGCGCCGCTCGGCCGGGCGCCCCATCGCGCCGGCGGACTGCCAGATCGCGGCGATCGCCCGCTCTTGCGGCATGACCGTAGCGACGCGCAACGTCCGGGACTTCGAGGGCATCGACATCGGGATCGTGGACCCATGGTCGCCCCCATGACCCGTAGCGCCGACTCGTCCGTTGACTTCCGCAAAGCCGCTGCGAAGCTCGGCCCTGACATCGGCCATATCGCTACGCTGTTGGGCCTGTCCCTGAAAAACCGTGCCCAGCAAAAGAGCGACCGCGGCGGTCGCCGCAGACACCTTTCCAGCGCTGATCCATGCGCTCTTGCTCACTGCACTACCCTGGAGGGAACGGTCATCATGACTGCAACTCCATTAGTTTTGAAAAAGGTCGGCGTGTGTTCCGGTGCGGCGAAGAATCAGAAGGTCTTGGCTAATCTCGTAAATCTGTATCCAGTCTCCAGCCAGATGAAGATCCCAAGCTTCTTTGAAGTTGCCTGACAATTTGTGGGGTCGGGCCTTAGGTGGTAGAGGCTGGCCTCTCGCCAAGGCATCAACGACGGTTTCAAGCCGTTGGACGTCCCAGCCTCGTTTCTTGATTCTTTTGTAGTCTTGGCGAAATCTCTTCGTGTAGGCAATTTCCCTCATCGGTCCTCTTGATCGGCGTCGCTGGCCGTTTCAAGGTGAGAGAAGACCGCGCGCGTGGACCGAAATCGTTTCATTCGCTCCGCAGGTTCCGCCAATGCGTCTATCGTTTCCGCATTCGGGATTCGCGCGTCAAAGGGCAAGCCCTTGCGCATAACGAGTTGTCGCAAGGACATGCGAATAAATTCGGTGGGTTTCACTTTTCGATCCGAGTTGTGTCAGTCTAAATACACAGTTTGCCCCTTTGCGTGCCCGGGGCCGGACTCGAACCGGCACGGGGTTTCCCCCGGGGGATTTTCTTACCCGCTACGGCTTTCGCCGCGGGATGCGCGCCGCGGCGCGCTCCCTTTGGGGTCTGGACTTTCCCTCTGCCGTATCGCTATTGAGCGACGTAGGCCGGAGCCGTCAAGTCTCTACACTTTCCCCGTGAAACCGGGGCTTAGCTCGAGATTGCCACCACCTTGCGTGCTGAGGTTTCCCCGAATTTGACTCCTGGTGCATCGGGCGGTTTCCCGACCGGCGCTCAATATCAAGTCCCCTGCGTATACCCATTTCGCCACCCGGGCACAGGCGGCGAAGTTTAGCAAAGGTGGGCGAGAGCGATGCTCTCACCCTGGGAACGAAGGCGTCTCGCCTTCGTTCCCAGGTCAGCGGAGCAGGCTCCAGAGCACGATCAGGATCAGGAAGGGCGCCAACCACAGGAGGGCGCGCCAGATCCGAAGTAACGGGCCGCTCAGGGTCGTTTCCCCGCGCGCGGAATCGAGCGACCAGAAATAGCCCAGGAACACGGCCAGCAGCAGGGCGTTGACCGGGAGCAAAACGTTTGCCACGAGAAAATCGACGAGCTGGAACAGGCCCATCTCGCTGAACATGCCGCCCAGCGGCTTCACGTCGGCCCATACGTTGAACGAGAGCACGAATACCATGCCGACGGCCCAGGTCAGGAAGCCCATGAGCAGTGTTGCGAGCGGACGCGAGAGGAAAGTGTCCCGCGACAGCCACGCCACCGCCGGTTCGATCATGCCGAATCCGGTCGTGATCGCGGCCAGGCTCAGCATCACGAAGAACAAGGTCCCCAGCAACACGCCGCCCGGCATGCCCGCGAACGCGACCGGCAGGGTCTCGAAGATCAGCCCGGGGCCGCTGTTGGCTTCCAGGCCCACGGCGAAAACGATGGGGAATATCGCCATTCCCGCAAGCAGCGCCACCAGCGAGTCGGCCCCGGCGATGATCGCGCCGGCCCGCGGCAGCGACACGCGCTGCGGCACGTAGGCCCCGTAGGTGATGAGCATCCCCACGCCGATCGCCAGCGAGAACAGCGCCTGACCCAGCGCCATCAGCACGCCGTCCAGCGTAAGCGCGGAGAAGTCGGCGCTGAACAGGAACGCCATTCCCCTTCCGAAGTCGCCCGCAATCGCGGCCCAACCCACCAGCACCAGCAGCAGCGCGAAAAGGCCCGGCATCATCAGCTTGCTGGCCCGCTCCAGACCCTTGCGTACCCCGCCGGCCAGAATCGCCGCCACGATGGCAATAAACAGCCCGTGCCAGAACATCAGACGCCAGGGATCGCTCAACAACTCTCCGAACAACGCCTGTGAGCCTTCGGCGCTGATCCCCCGGAATGCGCCCTGCGCCGCCAGCAGCGTGTAGTTCAGCGACCAGCCGGCGACGATGCTGTAGTAGGTGATGCCCACCAGCGGAACGAGGATCGAAAGCCAGCCGATCAGCACCCAGGCGCCGCTTCGACCTTCTCGCGCGGCCACTTCGCGCATCGTGTGGACGGCATTGCGCCCGCCGCGCCGCCCCAGTGCCAGTTCGCCGATGACCAGCGGCAGGCCGAGCAACAGCACCCAGCCGACGTAAACCAGCACGAACGCGCTGCCGCCGTTGCTGCCGGCGATGTAGGGGAAGCGCCACAGGTTGCCGAGACCGACCGCCGCCCCCACCGCGGCCAGGATAAAGCCCCGCGTGGACGACCAGGTTTCCGTCTTCATGACGAAAAATTACCACTCCCCCTGCGGGAGGGGGAGTGGTATGAGTTTCCCCTCCTCACAAAAAGAGGGTCAAGTCAACGTTACGCCTAGCCGCCGAACACCTGTGTCACGGACAGTCCCACGGTGCGGGGCCGACTGGTGATTTTGCTGGTCGGTTGGCCGTTCGCGGCGTTGATGAAGAGATCCGGCTGCTCGTCCGTCAGGTTCTCGATATACAGCTGCAGGGTCAGCGCCCGCTCGTCGTTACCGAAGCCCAGCCGCGCATTGAACAGATTGAAGGAATCCTGATAGCGATTGGTGCCGGCAGTCGGGCGTAGCTGCGTCCAGGAATCGCCCTTGTGGCTGCCTTCGATGCGGAAGAAGGCGTCCCAGCCGGTGATCGGCGGCTGGAAGTTGTACTGCGCCGCAAAGCTGGCCGTGAGTTCCGGAATCCTGGGAATCGTGTCGCCTGCCAGGCCCGGCGCACGGACGGACTCGGATACCTGGTCCTCGGTCAGTTCGCGCTTGCCCAGATAGGTTAATGCCGCAGTCAGGTCCAGGTTGCCGAAGCGGCCGAGCAGCTCGGTCTCCACTCCGGTCACCTCTGCCTCGCCTGCGTTACCGATGAAGTTGAATGCGCCGGTGGGATCCTGCGCCGCAACCTGAAGGTTCTCCCAGGTCATCCAGAATGCCGCGTTGTTCCACTGGACGGCGCCCCCCAGCCACTGCGACTTCACGCCGATCTCGTAGCTCGTCACCTTGTCTGCCTCGAACAGCGGCGGAACGCCGGCCTGGGCCGACGCCGGGTTGTTGATGATGCCCGGGTTGTTGGTGCCGCCAAGCCGATAGCCTTCGGCGCGGGTTCCGTAAATGGTCAGCTCCTCGTTCGGCTGCCAGCGCAACACCACCTTGGTGGTGATTTCATCGTCGTCGATCTCCAGTTCATCCGTACGGCCATCCGGCGGGTTCGGCGCAAAGGCCGCGAAATTGAACACCGTGTCGCCGATCTCGAACACTTCAACCTTGAACCACCGTATGCCCACGCCCAGTTCCCACTGATCGTTCAACTGGTAGCTGGCATCGGCGAACACCGCCTGCTCGGTGATGTCCTTGTCGGCGAAGCGCGCGAACACGCAGGGATGACAGCCCGGAATGCCCGCTCCCGGCTCGCTGGTGGGCGGAATGGTGAAGGGAGTGCCGGGATCGAAGGTGAGCCCGTCCGAATTGATCACCGGCACGAAGCTCTGGAAGTCACTGTTCCGTTCGCGCCAGAACACGCCCCCCACCCATTGCAGGGCGCTGTCGCCCGCGGAAGTCAGGCGTAATTCGAAGTGGTTCTGATCCAGGCTCTGGCGCTGGTCCGTCAGCGCGTAGATCAGGTCGGCGCGCTCCGTGAAGAAATTGAACTCGGGAGAACTGGCGCCGTCATACAGAAACGTAATGATCCAGGTGGAGTCGAACTTGAACTCGAAGTCCCGCTCGTAACGCGAGGCCGTTGCCGTCAGCGTTGCGAACCCGAGATCCAGATCGCCCGTGAGACTGAAGATGTTCTGCTCATCCGGCTTATATGTCTGGGCATAGTCGCCGACCAAAAACTCGCCGGTATGGAAATGCGTGAATCCGGCCACCCGGTCCATATCACCGTTGTCGCTTACGCCCCGTTCATCGTAGGTGTCGTAGGGGTGATAGCGGTTGTCGCCCGCCAGATAGCGGTCCTGCCACCAGTATTGAGCGTTGAGCGAAAACGTCTCGCTCGGCTGCCATAGGACATTCGCCCGCAGACCGCGCGTATCGATGTAGTTGAAGTCCTTCAGATTCAGGCAGGCCAGTTCCACGCCGGAATCGCGCGGATCCTCGGCCGGATCCACGGGACGGCAGCGGTTGTTCTCCAGCCACCCGGCATCCTC is part of the Gammaproteobacteria bacterium genome and harbors:
- a CDS encoding sodium-dependent transporter, whose protein sequence is MKTETWSSTRGFILAAVGAAVGLGNLWRFPYIAGSNGGSAFVLVYVGWVLLLGLPLVIGELALGRRGGRNAVHTMREVAAREGRSGAWVLIGWLSILVPLVGITYYSIVAGWSLNYTLLAAQGAFRGISAEGSQALFGELLSDPWRLMFWHGLFIAIVAAILAGGVRKGLERASKLMMPGLFALLLVLVGWAAIAGDFGRGMAFLFSADFSALTLDGVLMALGQALFSLAIGVGMLITYGAYVPQRVSLPRAGAIIAGADSLVALLAGMAIFPIVFAVGLEANSGPGLIFETLPVAFAGMPGGVLLGTLFFVMLSLAAITTGFGMIEPAVAWLSRDTFLSRPLATLLMGFLTWAVGMVFVLSFNVWADVKPLGGMFSEMGLFQLVDFLVANVLLPVNALLLAVFLGYFWSLDSARGETTLSGPLLRIWRALLWLAPFLILIVLWSLLR
- a CDS encoding TonB-dependent receptor plug domain-containing protein, which produces MRLRFTFLGAAALVLAAAPAFAQNNLSAVEEIVVTARKLGAERLQDVPVTVTAITEDTLRDMQVLDFEDFAYQVPGLSFIDAGPGQRRYVIRGIQSAGQQQVAVYYDEVPLPGIQSSSSNSGSQTTDLKLFDMQRIEALRGPQGTTFGANSQSGTMRFITAKPDLEAFSATLGGQLGQTAHSNDYNWSGHGVVNLPLSDTLGMRLLAYNVEDAGWLENNRCRPVDPAEDPRDSGVELACLNLKDFNYIDTRGLRANVLWQPSETFSLNAQYWWQDRYLAGDNRYHPYDTYDERGVSDNGDMDRVAGFTHFHTGEFLVGDYAQTYKPDEQNIFSLTGDLDLGFATLTATASRYERDFEFKFDSTWIITFLYDGASSPEFNFFTERADLIYALTDQRQSLDQNHFELRLTSAGDSALQWVGGVFWRERNSDFQSFVPVINSDGLTFDPGTPFTIPPTSEPGAGIPGCHPCVFARFADKDITEQAVFADASYQLNDQWELGVGIRWFKVEVFEIGDTVFNFAAFAPNPPDGRTDELEIDDDEITTKVVLRWQPNEELTIYGTRAEGYRLGGTNNPGIINNPASAQAGVPPLFEADKVTSYEIGVKSQWLGGAVQWNNAAFWMTWENLQVAAQDPTGAFNFIGNAGEAEVTGVETELLGRFGNLDLTAALTYLGKRELTEDQVSESVRAPGLAGDTIPRIPELTASFAAQYNFQPPITGWDAFFRIEGSHKGDSWTQLRPTAGTNRYQDSFNLFNARLGFGNDERALTLQLYIENLTDEQPDLFINAANGQPTSKITSRPRTVGLSVTQVFGG
- a CDS encoding type II toxin-antitoxin system YafQ family toxin, translating into MREIAYTKRFRQDYKRIKKRGWDVQRLETVVDALARGQPLPPKARPHKLSGNFKEAWDLHLAGDWIQIYEISQDLLILRRTGTHADLFQN